The genomic interval AGAGTCATTGGATGCGCTATAGCGGTGCATCGAACTCTTGGACCAGGTTTGCTTGACACCGTGAAGAGTGATAATTCACAATTCACAATTGACAATTCACCATTCACCATTATTAAGGAAATTTAGGAAAGAAATTGTGAATGGTGAATTGTGAATGGTGAATAGTTACCTCTGCGAACTCTTGCGTCTCTGCGGTAAAGGACTACCTGAACGGTTACCGTTCTTAATAAAATAATATGCGAAAGATTTGTGTGGTTACAGGTTCAAGAGCAGAATATGGCTTACTTTCCCCGGTGATGCAGGCTATTCAACAACATCCGGAATTAAAGCTTTGTGTTGTGGCTTGCGGCATGCATCTTCTGGAAAAATTTGGGCTTACTGTAAAGGAAATAGAAAAAGACGGATTTACCATTTCAGAAAAGGTATTTATTCCAGAGCAAGAGGATATTTCAGTCGCATTCGGACAGACAGTAATTGGCATTTCCTATGCAATTGACCGGATTAATCCTGATTTTATATTAGTTCTGGGAGATAGATTTGACGCATTAGCCGGGGCGATAGCCGGGGCAAATAAAAATATCCCGGTTGCCCATATCCATGGTGGAGACAAAACAACAAGCGGACATATCGACGAATCGATACGGTTTGCGATAACTAAATTTGCTCATTTACATTTTGCCGCAACTTCACAAAGTAAAACCCGTCTAATTCAATCAGGAGAAGAGCCCTTTAGAATTTATCAAGTTGGTTCCCCAGCAATTGATGTTATCCTTTCTAAAAAAGCAACATCTTCATCCCAAACGGCAAAATTTCTTAATCTTACTATGAATAAACCAATCTTAGTCGTTTTACAGCATCCGGTTAATGTGGAAAAAGATGACTCGGCAAATCAGATAAACCAGACACTACTTGCGGTTAAAAAATTAAAGTATCAAACAATTATTATCTATCCTAATTCTGATTCAGGCTCTTGCGAGATGATTAAAAAAATAGAAGAATATAGAAAACTACCTCATATCCAGATTTATAAAAATATAGACCACACCCTTTACTTAGGATTATTGAGATTAGCCTCAGTTTTAATTGGCAACTCAAGTAGTGGAATAATCGAAGCCCCTTGCTTTAAACTTCCGGTAGTCAATGTCGGCACAAGAAATAAAGGTAGAGAACATGCAGAAAATGTTATATTTGTTGATTATGACAAACACAAAATTATAGACGGAATTAAAAAGGCTTTATTTGATAAAGAATTCAAGAAAATAGTAAATAATTGTACCAATCCTTATGGTGATGGAAAATCATCCTCACGAATTGTGGAAATATTAGCCACCATTTCTCTCGACCGCAAATTACTAACAAAACAAATTATATATTGATTTTACATTTTATTATGTATCTCCATCCAATAAGTTACCAAATTTTTCATTTGCCTACAAAATTTCAATTGACATTTATACCATTATCCTATATACTTTTGAAAGAGAGACAATATGAGTTTAAAAAAAATCAAGCATAAAGTCCTAAAGATAATCTTTGACGGTTATGGGTTTGACCCTGTAAAGGAAGAGAATATTTTAAAAACCGTCTGGAAAGAATTACCTGATGTTATAAAGCAAAAGTTTATCGAAGGATTAAACAAGGCATTTGGTAAAGAGATAGATATTGAACGGAATAAGGAAAATCTATTCTTACAAATATTTTCAAAGACATTTATTACTACACCACAATATCCTTCTCTAAAGAAATTAGATTATCATCTGGATAAACACCGTGCCCTGAATTTTAAAAAAGTTTTAAACGAGTTTAATTATAAGAGAAAGAATTATACTGAATTTATTGATGATTTAATAGGAGAAATTTCTAAAAAAGAGAACTATGTTATTTGGACAGTTAATACTCCATTCATTTTTTCTCTCCGAAATGAATTCCCTTCTATTGTTACAAAAACAACTGGTAAAGAAATTGGTTATGAAGATTTATCTCCTGAGGTGCAGGGTAGCTCGGAAACAGGTCATCAACAATTGGGTAATTTAATAGTTGGGCTTCAGCCACCTTTTGAAGTAACAGCAGGAATTGAAGACGGCTCTTTTTTTGAAAATCCGGTGCTTCAAGAATGCCTGAATGGGGTCAAAGGTTATGAACGGAATCTTAATTTAACCTTTCTTTTGTCAGGAGAAAAAGGAGATGACGGCCGAGTTCATAGCTGTTGGAATCACTTAGAAGCCTTTTTTAAAATGTTCTTTGAAAATTATGGTATTAGCCCTGATAAACTCAGAATGCAAGTAATCCTGGATGGACGAGATTCACCACCGTATTCTTCTATTAAAAATGAAAATGGGAAATATAATTTTATGAATAAATTGATAACACTATTGTCACAGTATAATGCGACAGAATCTATTACCTGGATAATAGGTCGGGGAATCGGCATGGATAGAGATTATGATGAAATAAAAGGCAAGGCTGACTATGAATTGATGGTAAAAGGGAAAGGGACTATTGTTAAAGATGTTTCAGAAGCACTTAAAGAGATAGAAAATTTACATAAAAATGGCTATATGGATTCGAATATCCCTCCTATAATTATTAGAGATAAGAATGGAAGTATTAGAAAAATAGAAACAAATGATTATTTTTTAGACCTTAATTTTAGAGCAGATAGACAGCGGGCAAAAATAGCCTCACTCCTTGGGGCGAAGGAATTTTTGGTTAGGGAGTCTTCGATTAAAGGAAGGCAATGGAAGGTTGATTGGACAAAAGATGATTTAAAACTACAGGTTTATACTTTGACCGAATATCACCCTGATTTTGAAAATAAGTATGGGGTAAAAATTTTGTTCCCATCAAAACCTTTTGAACATAATTACTTATCTATTTTAGCAAAGGCGAGTGAGGAACTCAATTTTAAATTTAATTATCTCTTGTTAGCTGAAAGCACTAAGGCTTTACATGTTGGTTTTTTCATTCGAGGGAAAAGAGAAAAAATTGAAATTCCAGAACATGAAACAAGAATAATAATTCCATCATACGGAGTTGAATTAGATATTAAAAATGATGACGATTATTTTAAGACACCTCAAATGAAGGCGTATTCTATTATGGGAACTCTTTTAAATGAATTATATAGAGAAGACTTCGAGCTTGTAATTGTAAATTTTTCAAACTGTGATATGTTAGGGCATTTAATAGTAAATCATTTCACCGCCTGTGTTAAAGCGGTGGAGGTTATGGAAGAAATATCAAAGATTATTATTCCTTTTGCATTAAAAATGGGCTATTATATAATATTGACCTCTGACCATGGTTGCATTGATGATTCATCTCCAGGACATGGATTAAATGATATCCTGACAACCTTTATTTCACCTGATGACGATATAGATTTAACCGTGGATTATAAAGAAAAGGCTAAATTATTTGATATCCCCTGGTGTGTCCTGGAGATTATGGGTGTAAAGGAATTGATAAAACCTTTCATTCCTGATATTCCTATGACACTTAAAACAAGAGGGTTAATAGGTAAATCCCTGATTTCATTAAAACGGTACTAAAATGCTTTTAAGTATTTGGTAACTATTCACCGCAGAGACGCAGAGGAACAGAGAAAAAAGGATTTAAATTAGATTGTGGATACCGGATAGATCTTTTAGTTGAAGAAAAAGTTATCGTAGAATTAAAAGCAGTCGAGCAACTACTTCCGATTCACGAAGCTCAACTTTTAACCTATCTAAAAATGATGAATAAAAGGATAGGTTTATTGATCAACTTTAATGTTTCTGTTCTAAGAGATGGAATTAAACGTATAGCCAATAGATTTTAATTTTTTCTCTGTGTCTCCGCGTCTCTGCGGTGAATAGTTACTTTTTAGGTAACGCTTACGAATTAATAATAATACCCCTTATAATGATAAAGTTTCTCATAAACATATTGAGGCAGAATATGTTCCTTTTTATTTAATACCACACCTAATATTTTAGTTTGAGTAGATTCTATTGATAATTGAGCTCGCTGTATCATTTCTCGTTGAGTCTTATCTGCCTCAACAACAAGAATTACACCATCCACATAAGGACATAAAACTAATGGGTCACTACTTGATAAGACAGGTGCAGAATCCAATAAAATAATATCGGATGCCCCTTTTAAGACTTGAATAATTTCATTCATCTTATTTGAGCCTAATAACATTGATGTGCTTGATGATGATTTACCACTTGGAATTACACATAAATTTTTAATATTTAATTTAGTTACCACATCATTAAGTTGGCAACTATTGATTAATACATCAGATAATCCCGGGTCTTTGTTTAAATTAAATAGATGATGTATAGTTGGATGATACAAATCACTATCTATAAGTATTGTTTTCATTTCATTCACTTTGGCAAAACCTAAAGCCAGATTTGCCGCAACCACAGTTTTTCCTTCTCCGCCAAAGGTACTGGTGATTAATATTGTCTTTAATGAGCCTTCTTTTACCAATAGATATATTTTACCGAGCAGATTGTAAAAAGCCGCTCCAAATGAAGACCTTAAATCAAAATCA from bacterium carries:
- the neuC gene encoding UDP-N-acetylglucosamine 2-epimerase, encoding MRKICVVTGSRAEYGLLSPVMQAIQQHPELKLCVVACGMHLLEKFGLTVKEIEKDGFTISEKVFIPEQEDISVAFGQTVIGISYAIDRINPDFILVLGDRFDALAGAIAGANKNIPVAHIHGGDKTTSGHIDESIRFAITKFAHLHFAATSQSKTRLIQSGEEPFRIYQVGSPAIDVILSKKATSSSQTAKFLNLTMNKPILVVLQHPVNVEKDDSANQINQTLLAVKKLKYQTIIIYPNSDSGSCEMIKKIEEYRKLPHIQIYKNIDHTLYLGLLRLASVLIGNSSSGIIEAPCFKLPVVNVGTRNKGREHAENVIFVDYDKHKIIDGIKKALFDKEFKKIVNNCTNPYGDGKSSSRIVEILATISLDRKLLTKQIIY
- a CDS encoding CpsD/CapB family tyrosine-protein kinase; translated protein: MKKHRKSFEDYKTNILFDFDLRSSFGAAFYNLLGKIYLLVKEGSLKTILITSTFGGEGKTVVAANLALGFAKVNEMKTILIDSDLYHPTIHHLFNLNKDPGLSDVLINSCQLNDVVTKLNIKNLCVIPSGKSSSSTSMLLGSNKMNEIIQVLKGASDIILLDSAPVLSSSDPLVLCPYVDGVILVVEADKTQREMIQRAQLSIESTQTKILGVVLNKKEHILPQYVYEKLYHYKGYYY